Proteins from a genomic interval of Zerene cesonia ecotype Mississippi unplaced genomic scaffold, Zerene_cesonia_1.1 Zces_u001, whole genome shotgun sequence:
- the LOC119838197 gene encoding uncharacterized protein LOC119838197: MYPTDNLKHGLKINPFIKENMLKTIQNLCYNNSSASNFNMTSPFLVDNILHQQKTVNFHNQYLNQQLENYVLQRSNFERSRDNSPEVDETKMTENDEEVRNDEATDKNDDEDSKSNEDDGFIKNEAVYYNHEYYRNEEREKEVLNIPSLNRRCHCGSFDCPPYACKKSGIRRLEELEKRFNLHSYQDNSGDEDVREKTEDMVKNCDDYNEPKKPLLKFSVSAILGEERDAAKSSVNDYRQPMVNPWPIAKPIASRPIPVQHQHLQHLLAHCHHPYLVRPSQAHTQVFPLPGGFPWAHSSRGKPRRGMMRRAVFSDLQRKGLEKRFQVQKYISKPDRKKLAEKLGLKDSQVKIWFQNRRMKWRNSKERELLASGGSREQTLPNKNNPHPDLSDAEADKPKLSPSPVNEDDDLKNKMFASTSSCQSDSYRYDDKMAAGLFARENFQNMEEGDDYETDASASDEEINVT, translated from the exons ATGTACCCAAcggataatttaaaacatggaCTCAAAATAAATCCGTTcatcaaagaaaatatgttgaaAACTATACAGAATCTGTGTTACAACAATTCGAGCGCGAGCAATTTCAACATGACCTCCCCGTTCTTGGTGGACAACATTTTGCACCAGCAGAAAACCGTGAACTTCCACAATCAATATTTGAATCAGCAGCTGGAGAATTACGTCCTGCAGCGTTCGAATTTCGAACGTTCGAGAGACAATTCGCCGGAAGTGGACGAAACGAAAATGACTGAGAATGACGAGGAAGTTCGCAATGATGAAGCGACAGATAAAAATGACGATGAAGATTCCAAAAGCAACGAAGACGATGGCTTCATAAAGAACGAGGCTGTGTATTACAATCACGAGTATTATAGAAACGAGGAACGTGAAAAGGAGGTTTTAAACATACCGTCTTTGAATCGCCGCTGTCACTGCGGCTCCTTCGATTGCCCACCGTACGCTTGCAAGAAATCCGGCATACGCCGCTTAGAGGAATTAGAGAAACGCTTCAATCTACACAGCTATCAAGACAACTCGGGCGACGAGGATGTGCGGGAGAAGACGGAGGACATGGTTAAAAACTGTGACGATTATAACGAACCGAAAAAGCCCTTGTTGAAATTCAGTGTCAGTGCCATTTTGGGTGAGGAGAGAGATGCCGCCAAGAGCAGCGTTAATG ACTACCGACAACCAATGGTCAACCCGTGGCCCATAGCGAAGCCGATAGCAAGTAGACCGATACCAGTACAGCATCAGCACTTGCAGCATCTGCTGGCGCATTGTCATCACCCATATTTAG TAAGGCCCTCTCAAGCACATACCCAGGTGTTTCCCCTCCCAGGCGGATTTCCATGGGCCCACAGTTCCAGAG GTAAACCTCGACGTGGTATGATGCGGCGAGCGGTATTCTCAGATCTCCAAAGGAAAGGATTAGAAAAGAGGTTTCAAGTGCAAAAATATATCTCCAAGCCGGACAGGAAGAAGCTGGCCGAGAAACTGGGTCTCAAGGACAGTCAG GTAAAAATCTGGTTCCAAAACCGGCGCATGAAATGGCGGAACTCGAAAGAGCGGGAACTGCTCGCGTCCGGCGGGTCCCGGGAACAAACGCTGCCGAACAAAAATAACCCGCACCCGGACCTGTCTGACGCGGAGGCCGACAAACCGAAGCTGTCACCTTCGCCCGTCAACGAGGACgacgatttaaaaaacaaaatgttcgCGTCGACGTCGAGCTGTCAAAGTGACAGCTACAGATACGACGACAAGATGGCGGCGGGGCTGTTCGCGCGCGAGAACTTTCAGAACATGGAGGAAGGCGATGACTACGAGACGGACGCTAGCGCTTCAGACGAAGAGATAAATGTGACATGA